One genomic segment of Amycolatopsis sp. Hca4 includes these proteins:
- a CDS encoding response regulator transcription factor gives MATVGISQAVRSTPAGALPASMVPHPREELFSVLVVDDHPLLREAIAARLAQMGAGTVHEAATVAEARARAQATGPCDLAILDLGLPDGSGIELVTELRSHGWPRVVVLASSDDPYAVRSAFQAGAQAYLLKSASPVVVTDGVRRVLEGGVYADPSVAPVLATGTRVAGTDNTPRELSAREVEVLQLVADGQSNKEIGEELSLSALTVKSHLSRIGRKLGTGDRAQMVALAMRAGVIR, from the coding sequence GTGGCTACCGTCGGCATTTCTCAGGCCGTCCGATCCACGCCAGCCGGCGCGTTGCCGGCGAGCATGGTTCCGCACCCGCGGGAAGAGCTCTTTTCGGTACTGGTGGTCGATGACCACCCGCTGTTGAGGGAGGCAATCGCAGCAAGACTCGCACAGATGGGTGCGGGCACCGTCCACGAAGCCGCCACGGTGGCCGAGGCGAGGGCGCGAGCACAGGCCACCGGGCCTTGTGACCTGGCGATCCTCGATCTCGGACTGCCGGACGGCAGCGGCATCGAGCTGGTCACGGAACTCCGTAGCCACGGCTGGCCGCGCGTGGTGGTCCTCGCATCCTCGGACGACCCGTACGCGGTCCGCTCGGCCTTCCAGGCCGGGGCCCAGGCGTACCTGCTGAAGTCCGCGTCGCCGGTCGTGGTGACCGACGGCGTGCGGCGCGTGCTCGAGGGCGGCGTCTACGCCGACCCGAGCGTGGCTCCGGTGCTGGCCACCGGGACCCGCGTCGCGGGCACCGACAACACCCCGCGCGAGCTGTCCGCTCGCGAGGTGGAGGTGCTCCAGCTGGTCGCCGACGGGCAGTCCAACAAGGAGATCGGCGAAGAGCTCTCGCTCTCCGCCCTCACCGTCAAGTCCCACCTGTCCCGGATCGGGCGCAAGCTCGGCACGGGCGACCGGGCCCAGATGGTGGCGCTGGCCATGCGAGCCGGCGTGATCCGCTGA
- a CDS encoding DUF3000 domain-containing protein → MTAMTPVPELFREAVAALQSVRPRREVLLEPMRAPQRLAPWSYAVSCEVAGPADVLASGRLVLLHDPEGQDGWDGVLRLVMYVRAELDRELATDPFLPAVGWSWLTDALEVSGASWKALGGTVTETSSARFGDISGPARTDDLELRASWTPTDSGLLPHGQAFCQVMASVVGLPPVGVTLFGQRQGS, encoded by the coding sequence GTGACCGCGATGACGCCAGTGCCCGAACTCTTCCGCGAAGCAGTCGCGGCGCTGCAGTCCGTCCGGCCCCGCCGGGAGGTGCTGCTGGAGCCGATGCGCGCTCCGCAGCGGCTCGCGCCGTGGTCGTACGCGGTCAGCTGCGAAGTGGCCGGGCCGGCGGACGTGCTGGCCTCGGGCCGGCTGGTCCTGCTGCACGACCCGGAAGGCCAGGACGGCTGGGACGGCGTGCTGCGGCTCGTCATGTACGTGCGCGCGGAGCTGGACCGGGAGCTGGCGACCGACCCGTTCCTGCCGGCGGTCGGCTGGTCGTGGCTCACCGACGCGCTGGAAGTGTCCGGCGCGAGCTGGAAGGCCCTCGGCGGCACGGTGACCGAGACCTCGTCGGCCCGCTTCGGCGACATCTCCGGCCCCGCCAGGACCGACGACCTCGAGCTGCGGGCGTCGTGGACGCCGACGGACTCCGGGCTGCTGCCCCACGGGCAGGCCTTCTGCCAGGTGATGGCGAGCGTCGTGGGGCTGCCCCCGGTCGGGGTGACCCTCTTCGGCCAGCGCCAGGGCTCCTGA
- the hemE gene encoding uroporphyrinogen decarboxylase translates to MSQTTPLPRQAAPSGRRELPEAPFLAAARGERPARTPVWFMRQAGRSLPEYRALREGVPMLDACFDPEMLAEITLQPVRRHGVDAAILFSDIVVPLKAAGVDIDIVPGTGPVAAAPVRDLAAVKALPELAPEQVAKVADGVRLLVERLGETPLIGFAGAPFTLASYLIEGGPSRNHEHTKALMHSEPALWHELAGRLADVALTFLRAQLDAGVDAVQLFDSWAGALSERDYREFVLPHSAKVLAGVAEYGVPRIHFGVGTGELLAAMRDAGADVVGVDWRIPLDEAVRRLGGRAVVQGNLDPALLHASWPVLEAEVRRIVEEGKAADGHIFNLGHGVLPGVDPDVLTRVVGLVHEL, encoded by the coding sequence ATGTCTCAGACCACGCCCCTGCCGCGCCAGGCCGCCCCGTCCGGCCGCCGCGAGCTGCCCGAAGCCCCGTTCCTGGCCGCCGCGCGCGGCGAACGCCCGGCCCGCACGCCCGTCTGGTTCATGCGCCAGGCCGGCCGCTCGCTGCCCGAGTACCGCGCGCTGCGCGAGGGCGTGCCGATGCTCGACGCCTGTTTCGACCCGGAGATGCTCGCCGAGATCACGCTGCAGCCGGTCCGCCGCCACGGCGTCGACGCGGCGATCCTGTTCAGCGACATCGTGGTGCCGCTCAAGGCGGCCGGGGTCGACATCGACATCGTGCCCGGCACCGGCCCGGTGGCGGCCGCGCCGGTGCGCGACCTCGCCGCCGTGAAGGCGCTGCCGGAGCTGGCGCCCGAGCAGGTCGCGAAGGTCGCCGACGGCGTCCGGCTGCTGGTCGAGCGGCTCGGCGAGACCCCGCTGATCGGCTTCGCGGGCGCCCCGTTCACGCTGGCCAGCTACCTCATCGAGGGCGGCCCCAGCCGCAACCACGAGCACACCAAGGCGCTGATGCACTCGGAGCCCGCGCTCTGGCACGAGCTGGCCGGGCGCCTGGCCGACGTGGCGCTGACGTTCCTGCGCGCCCAGCTCGACGCCGGCGTCGACGCGGTCCAGCTGTTCGACTCCTGGGCGGGCGCGCTGTCGGAGCGGGACTACCGCGAGTTCGTCCTGCCCCACTCGGCGAAGGTCCTCGCCGGTGTCGCGGAGTACGGCGTGCCGCGGATCCACTTCGGCGTCGGCACCGGCGAGCTGCTCGCCGCGATGCGCGACGCGGGCGCGGACGTAGTCGGCGTCGACTGGCGGATCCCGCTGGACGAAGCGGTGCGGCGCCTCGGCGGCCGCGCGGTCGTGCAGGGCAACCTCGACCCGGCGCTGCTGCACGCGTCCTGGCCGGTCCTCGAAGCCGAGGTCCGCCGGATCGTCGAAGAGGGCAAGGCGGCCGACGGCCACATCTTCAACCTGGGTCACGGCGTGCTCCCGGGCGTCGACCCCGACGTGCTGACCCGCGTGGTCGGGCTGGTGCACGAGCTGTGA
- the hemG gene encoding protoporphyrinogen oxidase — translation MKRVAVVGGGVSGLTAAYRLRQLLGPGAEITVFEKTTAPGGKLRTAELAGVPYDVGAEAFLVRRPEMLGLVRELGLDVVHPTKARAKIHAGGAVTGLPPGTVMGVPASAESVAGVLSEAGRKAVEAEPSLPELRLPGGDLPLGPLLRERFGDELVDRLVDPLLGGVYAGGADGLGLRATMPGLAAALAAGAGSLTAAAAAQLPSNPSTAPVFGTVPGGLGAVIDRLTAASGAELRTGLPVCEIARHGTAWRLRIGAAPTAHAPADNLAEVDAVLLAVPAPSARRLLADVVPAASAAFGEVELASMAVVALALPPGTALPEASGILIGQGERDASGVSYASKAFTFSSRKWGHFGRGPVLVRGSVGRFGEPGALQFDDVELVRVVRDDLARLTGVTAAPIETLVTRWGGGLPQYGTGHLERVERIEKAVAAVPGLAVAGATLHGVGLPACVATAEAAAQRIAAQLSS, via the coding sequence GTGAAGCGCGTCGCGGTCGTCGGCGGCGGCGTCTCCGGGCTGACCGCCGCGTACCGGCTGCGGCAGCTGCTCGGCCCGGGGGCCGAGATCACCGTCTTCGAGAAGACGACCGCGCCGGGCGGCAAGCTGCGCACCGCCGAGCTCGCCGGGGTGCCCTACGACGTCGGTGCCGAGGCGTTCCTCGTGCGCCGTCCCGAGATGCTGGGCCTGGTCCGCGAGCTGGGGCTCGACGTCGTCCACCCGACGAAGGCCCGCGCGAAGATCCACGCCGGCGGCGCCGTCACCGGGCTGCCGCCGGGCACGGTGATGGGGGTGCCGGCGTCCGCGGAGTCGGTGGCCGGGGTGCTGTCGGAAGCCGGCCGCAAGGCGGTCGAGGCCGAGCCGTCGCTGCCCGAGCTGCGGCTGCCGGGCGGTGACCTGCCGCTGGGGCCGCTGCTGCGCGAGCGCTTCGGCGACGAACTGGTGGACCGGCTGGTCGACCCGCTGCTCGGCGGCGTCTACGCGGGCGGCGCCGACGGCCTCGGCCTGCGCGCGACCATGCCCGGCCTGGCCGCCGCGCTGGCGGCGGGCGCGGGCTCGCTGACCGCGGCGGCCGCCGCCCAGCTGCCGTCGAACCCGTCGACGGCGCCGGTGTTCGGGACCGTCCCCGGCGGCCTCGGCGCGGTGATCGACCGGCTCACCGCGGCGTCCGGCGCCGAGCTGCGGACCGGCCTGCCGGTCTGCGAGATCGCGCGGCACGGCACCGCCTGGCGGCTGCGCATCGGCGCGGCGCCGACCGCGCACGCCCCCGCGGACAACCTCGCCGAGGTGGACGCCGTGCTGCTCGCGGTGCCCGCGCCGTCGGCCCGTCGGCTGCTCGCCGACGTCGTCCCGGCCGCCTCGGCCGCCTTCGGCGAGGTCGAGCTGGCGTCGATGGCCGTGGTCGCGCTGGCGCTGCCGCCCGGCACCGCGCTGCCCGAGGCGTCGGGGATCCTGATCGGCCAGGGCGAGCGGGACGCTTCCGGCGTGTCGTACGCGTCGAAGGCGTTCACCTTCTCTTCCCGGAAGTGGGGCCACTTCGGCCGCGGTCCGGTCCTGGTCCGCGGCTCGGTCGGCCGGTTCGGCGAGCCGGGCGCGCTGCAGTTCGACGACGTCGAGCTGGTCCGCGTGGTCCGCGACGACCTCGCCCGGCTGACCGGCGTGACGGCGGCCCCGATCGAGACGTTGGTGACCCGGTGGGGCGGCGGCCTGCCGCAGTACGGCACCGGGCACCTGGAGCGGGTCGAGCGGATCGAGAAGGCCGTGGCGGCCGTGCCGGGACTGGCGGTCGCCGGGGCGACCCTGCACGGCGTCGGGTTGCCTGCCTGCGTGGCCACCGCGGAGGCGGCGGCGCAGCGGATCGCGGCCCAGCTCTCTTCGTGA
- the hemQ gene encoding hydrogen peroxide-dependent heme synthase, whose protein sequence is MARVNYNELNDTIRYTTWSVFRIEPGRLGEDRGTAGRETTEYLDGLEAKGVAVRGVYDLSALRADADYMIWWHAEEIEQVQAAYAGFRRTPLGRASTPVWSQTALHRPAEFNKSHIPAFLAGEEARKYVCVYPFVRSYEWYLLPDAERRKMLADHGKEARDYPDVRANTVASFALGDYEWILAFEADELHRIVDLMRHLRGTEARLHVREEIPFYTGTRVPPAELVAALP, encoded by the coding sequence ATGGCGCGGGTCAACTACAACGAGCTCAACGACACCATCCGCTACACGACCTGGTCGGTCTTCCGGATCGAACCGGGCAGGCTGGGTGAGGACCGGGGAACCGCCGGCCGCGAGACCACGGAGTACCTGGACGGTCTCGAAGCCAAGGGCGTCGCCGTGCGCGGTGTCTACGACCTGTCCGCGCTGCGCGCCGACGCCGACTACATGATCTGGTGGCACGCCGAGGAGATCGAGCAGGTCCAGGCCGCCTACGCCGGGTTCCGCCGGACGCCGCTGGGCCGCGCGTCGACGCCGGTCTGGAGCCAGACCGCGCTGCACCGGCCCGCCGAGTTCAACAAGAGCCACATCCCGGCCTTCCTGGCCGGGGAAGAGGCGCGCAAGTACGTCTGCGTCTACCCGTTCGTGCGGTCCTACGAGTGGTACCTGCTGCCGGACGCCGAGCGCCGCAAGATGCTCGCCGACCACGGCAAGGAAGCCCGCGACTACCCGGACGTGCGCGCGAACACCGTCGCGTCGTTCGCGCTGGGCGACTACGAGTGGATCCTCGCCTTCGAGGCCGACGAACTGCATCGGATCGTCGACCTCATGCGCCACCTGCGCGGCACCGAGGCGCGGCTGCACGTGCGCGAGGAAATCCCGTTCTACACCGGCACCCGCGTGCCGCCGGCCGAGCTCGTCGCGGCGCTCCCGTAG
- a CDS encoding CoA transferase has product MRDIVSGVWDALTGSAPGPFELTGTEDVLPGPYRVAAAATASIAAATLAAAEMLRLRDIEPGVVTADTRHAAAAFRSEQLLKVDGAGAESVWAPLSGDYRTADGWVRLHCNYPRHEAAVCWGLGVPGTRGAVEKAVAGRSAREVEHAVVAAGGAAAELRSPAEWAAHPQGQAVASLPLVSLSPVADAPKRTLFYSDRPLGGIRVLELTHVLAGPVAGRVLAAHGADVLHVGAAHLPRVEALVRDTNQGKRSTFVALDTEGGRARLKKLISRADVLVQSFRPGALAKIGFGTEELAELRPGLVIADLSAYGWEGPWARRRGFDSLVQMSSGLAFGDPPSPLPVQALDHATGWLTAAAVMTALHRQVTDGGTWRARLSLAGTGRWLDSLGRKDPASADVDFGDLLEEADSGYGRLTRVKMAGGLPGSQPYWEFGTREPGVDKPTWTP; this is encoded by the coding sequence GTGCGCGACATCGTCTCGGGGGTCTGGGACGCCCTCACCGGGTCCGCGCCGGGGCCCTTCGAACTGACCGGCACCGAGGACGTGCTGCCCGGCCCGTACCGGGTGGCGGCGGCCGCCACCGCGTCGATCGCGGCGGCCACCCTGGCGGCCGCGGAGATGCTCCGCCTGCGCGACATCGAGCCGGGCGTGGTCACCGCGGACACCCGGCACGCGGCGGCGGCGTTCCGCAGCGAGCAGCTGCTGAAGGTGGACGGTGCCGGCGCGGAGTCCGTCTGGGCGCCGCTGTCGGGCGACTACCGCACGGCGGACGGCTGGGTGCGCCTGCACTGCAACTACCCGCGGCACGAAGCGGCGGTGTGCTGGGGCCTCGGTGTGCCCGGGACGCGCGGCGCGGTCGAGAAGGCGGTCGCCGGGCGGAGCGCGCGGGAGGTCGAGCACGCGGTCGTCGCCGCCGGGGGAGCGGCCGCCGAGCTGCGGTCCCCGGCGGAGTGGGCGGCGCACCCGCAGGGGCAGGCGGTGGCTTCACTGCCGCTGGTTTCGCTTTCCCCGGTCGCCGACGCGCCGAAGAGGACGCTGTTCTACTCGGACCGGCCGCTGGGCGGCATCCGGGTGCTGGAGCTGACGCACGTGCTGGCGGGCCCGGTGGCCGGCCGCGTACTGGCAGCGCACGGCGCGGACGTCCTGCACGTCGGGGCCGCGCACCTGCCGCGGGTCGAGGCGCTGGTGCGCGACACGAACCAGGGCAAGCGCTCGACGTTCGTCGCCCTGGACACCGAGGGCGGCCGCGCGCGGCTGAAGAAGCTGATCAGCCGGGCGGACGTGCTGGTGCAGTCGTTCCGGCCGGGCGCGCTGGCGAAGATCGGCTTCGGCACGGAGGAGCTGGCCGAGCTGCGGCCGGGCCTGGTGATCGCGGACTTGAGCGCATACGGCTGGGAGGGCCCGTGGGCCCGCCGGCGCGGGTTCGACAGCCTGGTCCAGATGTCGAGCGGCCTGGCGTTCGGCGACCCGCCGTCGCCGCTCCCGGTCCAGGCTTTGGACCACGCCACGGGCTGGCTCACGGCGGCGGCGGTGATGACGGCGCTGCACCGCCAGGTGACCGACGGAGGCACGTGGCGGGCCCGGCTGTCCCTGGCCGGGACGGGCCGGTGGCTGGATTCTTTGGGGCGCAAGGACCCGGCTTCGGCCGACGTCGACTTCGGCGACCTGCTGGAGGAGGCGGACAGCGGGTACGGGCGGCTGACGCGGGTGAAGATGGCGGGTGGGTTGCCGGGGTCGCAGCCTTACTGGGAGTTCGGGACACGGGAGCCGGGAGTCGATAAACCGACCTGGACGCCCTAG
- a CDS encoding VOC family protein, whose product MVMRVAIPVLPCRDVQAARSYFTDTLGFDTIFTWETPPSYAAVIRDTAEFHLYAESSVGPARVTVIVDDVDSCHDELRARGADIVEPLADRPYGMRDFNVRTPDGHLLIFSQPLTENG is encoded by the coding sequence ATGGTCATGCGGGTGGCGATTCCCGTGCTGCCGTGCCGAGATGTGCAGGCAGCGCGGTCGTACTTCACGGACACGCTCGGATTCGACACCATATTCACCTGGGAAACCCCACCGAGCTACGCGGCCGTGATCCGCGACACGGCCGAGTTCCACCTGTACGCCGAAAGCAGCGTCGGCCCGGCCAGGGTGACGGTTATCGTCGACGACGTCGATTCCTGCCACGACGAGCTGCGCGCCCGCGGCGCCGACATCGTCGAGCCACTGGCTGACCGGCCCTACGGGATGCGCGACTTCAACGTACGGACACCCGATGGGCACTTGTTGATCTTCAGCCAGCCGCTCACCGAAAACGGGTGA
- a CDS encoding DUF692 domain-containing protein — protein MGELGIGIGWRHELDLSIARLPGVDWVEVVAENLHADHLPETLVALRERGLPVLPHAVSLSLGGAEPLDTGRVQHLAEIARALDAPLVSDHVCFVRAGGLDSGHLMPLPRTREALDVLVANVRLAQSIVDVPLALENIAAVLDWPDAELTEEQFLTELTDRTGCLLIIDVANLYANARNIGTDPEAFLDGIPWERLAYVHMAGGIERDGVYHDTHAHPVLPEVLALLTELRRRTDPPGVLLERDDDYPTDAELAAELAALRAAVTA, from the coding sequence GTGGGTGAGCTGGGCATCGGCATCGGCTGGCGGCACGAGCTGGACCTGTCCATCGCGCGGCTGCCGGGCGTGGACTGGGTCGAGGTCGTCGCCGAGAACCTGCACGCCGACCACCTGCCGGAGACGCTGGTGGCGCTGCGCGAGCGGGGCCTGCCGGTGCTGCCGCACGCGGTCTCGCTGTCCCTCGGCGGGGCCGAGCCCCTGGACACCGGCCGCGTCCAGCACCTGGCGGAGATCGCCAGGGCCCTGGACGCGCCGCTGGTCAGCGACCACGTCTGCTTCGTGCGCGCGGGCGGCCTCGATTCGGGGCACCTGATGCCGCTGCCCCGCACGCGCGAGGCGCTGGACGTGCTGGTGGCGAACGTCCGGCTGGCCCAGTCCATCGTGGACGTGCCGCTGGCGCTGGAGAACATCGCCGCGGTGCTCGACTGGCCGGACGCCGAGCTGACCGAGGAGCAGTTCCTCACCGAGCTGACCGACCGGACCGGCTGCCTGCTGATCATCGACGTGGCGAACCTGTACGCCAACGCCCGCAACATCGGCACGGACCCGGAGGCGTTCCTGGACGGCATCCCGTGGGAGAGGCTGGCGTACGTGCACATGGCGGGCGGCATCGAGCGCGACGGCGTCTACCACGACACGCACGCGCACCCGGTGCTGCCGGAGGTGCTGGCGTTGCTGACGGAGCTCCGCCGCCGCACGGACCCGCCGGGCGTGCTGCTGGAACGCGACGACGACTACCCGACCGACGCCGAGCTGGCGGCGGAACTGGCAGCACTGCGGGCGGCGGTGACGGCGTGA
- a CDS encoding TIGR04222 domain-containing membrane protein, whose amino-acid sequence MDDPWGISGPDFVVLYIALLGAVLLIRVVASGVVNSRARRADDVPPGPPPTVYQLAFLAGGPDRATDAAIAALVERGQLRVNSYKQVSQAGTRPYEPLEQAVFDAAQLKTTATLRAYGRQSAAMRALEEGLDQRGLLASAAAKRQVWTFVLLLQLAVLALGVARLANGISLGRPVGILVFLVLVAAVLTVAAAVRRSKTGPRQPSAAGHRLLGQARAAASGPVPAGMLAGGVLLGGAAAAVALGGWAMYPDEELSAALAPPVTYGGGGSSGSSGSSCSSGSSCSSSSCSSGSSCGGGGCGGGGCGG is encoded by the coding sequence ATGGACGACCCGTGGGGCATTTCCGGACCGGATTTCGTGGTCCTCTACATCGCGTTGCTCGGCGCGGTCCTGCTGATCAGGGTCGTCGCGTCCGGGGTGGTGAACAGCCGGGCGAGGCGGGCGGACGACGTGCCGCCCGGTCCGCCGCCGACCGTCTACCAGCTCGCCTTCCTCGCCGGCGGCCCCGACCGGGCCACCGACGCGGCGATCGCGGCGCTGGTCGAGCGCGGGCAGCTGCGCGTCAACAGCTACAAGCAGGTCAGCCAGGCCGGGACGCGGCCGTACGAGCCGCTGGAGCAGGCGGTCTTCGACGCGGCACAGCTGAAGACGACGGCGACGCTGCGGGCGTACGGCCGCCAGTCGGCGGCGATGCGGGCCCTCGAAGAGGGGCTGGACCAGCGCGGCCTGCTGGCGTCGGCGGCCGCCAAGCGGCAGGTGTGGACGTTCGTGCTCCTCCTGCAGCTGGCCGTGCTGGCGCTCGGCGTGGCCCGGCTGGCCAACGGCATCTCGCTCGGCCGCCCGGTCGGGATCCTGGTGTTCCTGGTGCTCGTCGCGGCGGTCCTGACGGTCGCGGCGGCGGTCCGCCGGTCGAAGACCGGGCCCCGGCAGCCGTCGGCCGCCGGGCACCGCCTGCTCGGCCAGGCCCGGGCGGCGGCCAGCGGACCGGTCCCGGCGGGCATGCTGGCCGGCGGCGTCCTGCTCGGCGGGGCGGCGGCCGCGGTCGCGCTGGGCGGCTGGGCGATGTACCCGGACGAGGAGCTCAGCGCGGCGCTGGCCCCGCCGGTCACCTACGGCGGCGGTGGCTCGTCGGGGTCGTCCGGGTCGTCGTGCAGCAGCGGGTCGTCGTGCTCGAGTTCGTCGTGCAGCAGCGGCTCGTCGTGCGGAGGCGGCGGCTGTGGCGGAGGGGGTTGCGGTGGGTGA
- a CDS encoding TIGR04222 domain-containing membrane protein yields the protein MTDTWGIPGPVFAGLYGGLLLLTALAAAVRGALVLRGRAGDGPNRPEELAVLTGGRRRFGEYIVAGLLEQQVIRLAGNGRLSRVKGTAADPVGREALSRIGKNGSSIERVCDAAADHKAARELEAALIGRGLLADPRKLRSTWIATAVAYWAVVALGLVRLIAGASTGHPVGILLGLLAVGTVIAIATTVKARNRPAVKATFAGRAAARRAGTLSTGATAAVAAEGLAGHPDQDVRAAVTRAAQHATTRLHNRRTRLAGAGGGTAVGFYGGSSCGGGSSSCGGGGGCGGGGGGGGCGG from the coding sequence ATGACCGACACCTGGGGCATTCCCGGACCGGTGTTCGCGGGGCTCTACGGCGGCCTGCTGCTCCTGACGGCGCTGGCCGCCGCGGTGCGGGGCGCGCTGGTGCTGCGCGGCCGCGCGGGCGACGGCCCGAACCGGCCCGAAGAGCTGGCCGTGCTGACCGGCGGCCGCCGCCGCTTCGGCGAGTACATCGTCGCCGGCCTGCTGGAGCAGCAGGTGATCCGCCTGGCGGGCAACGGCAGGCTCAGCCGCGTCAAGGGCACGGCCGCCGACCCCGTCGGCCGCGAGGCGCTGAGCCGGATCGGCAAGAACGGCTCCTCGATCGAGCGGGTGTGCGACGCCGCCGCGGACCACAAAGCCGCCCGTGAACTCGAAGCTGCGCTCATCGGCCGCGGCCTCCTCGCCGATCCGCGGAAGCTGCGCTCGACCTGGATCGCCACCGCGGTGGCCTACTGGGCGGTGGTCGCCCTCGGCCTGGTCCGGCTGATCGCCGGGGCGAGCACCGGGCACCCGGTGGGGATCCTGCTGGGCCTGCTCGCCGTGGGCACCGTCATCGCGATCGCCACCACGGTCAAGGCGCGGAACCGGCCGGCGGTCAAGGCCACCTTCGCGGGCCGGGCGGCGGCCCGCCGGGCCGGCACGCTGTCGACCGGCGCGACCGCGGCCGTCGCCGCGGAGGGGCTGGCCGGGCACCCCGACCAGGACGTCCGCGCCGCCGTCACCCGGGCCGCGCAGCACGCCACCACCCGCCTCCACAACCGCCGCACCCGCCTGGCCGGGGCCGGCGGCGGCACCGCCGTCGGCTTCTACGGCGGCAGCTCGTGCGGCGGGGGCAGCAGCTCCTGCGGGGGTGGGGGCGGCTGCGGCGGAGGCGGGGGCGGCGGGGGCTGCGGCGGTTGA
- the msrB gene encoding peptide-methionine (R)-S-oxide reductase MsrB, translated as MKPVVGATPRVVKSEQEWRAQLSPDEYAVLRQAGTERPFTGEYTDTKTTGVYECRACGAELFRSDTKFESHCGWPSFYDPADSDAVLLREDRTMGMKRIEVLCGSCHSHLGHVFEGEGYPTPTDQRYCINSISLKLVPQA; from the coding sequence ATGAAACCCGTTGTCGGCGCGACCCCGCGCGTCGTGAAGTCCGAGCAGGAGTGGCGGGCGCAGCTCAGCCCCGACGAGTACGCCGTGCTCCGCCAGGCGGGGACCGAACGGCCCTTCACCGGCGAGTACACCGACACCAAGACCACCGGTGTCTACGAGTGCCGCGCCTGCGGTGCCGAGCTGTTCCGCAGCGACACGAAGTTCGAGAGCCACTGCGGCTGGCCGTCGTTCTACGACCCGGCCGACTCCGACGCCGTGCTGCTGCGCGAAGACCGCACCATGGGCATGAAGCGCATCGAGGTGCTCTGCGGCTCCTGCCACAGCCACCTCGGGCACGTCTTCGAAGGCGAGGGGTACCCGACCCCGACCGACCAGCGCTACTGCATCAACTCGATCTCGCTGAAGCTGGTCCCCCAGGCGTGA